TGTTTTCCAATCGATCACCCATGCGCTATGTTTGGTTGGCCCTCTTAATGGGCGGGCTATATGCAGTTTGGCAGGCAGAATTACTCGATCTTAATTATACCCTGGCCTTTTATTTTGCCGGCCTGATTGTGTACTCCGTTTTTTACGGTCGTAAATCAGTGAGCCTATTAAAGGCCAACAATTTTCCGCCTGATTACATCCGTGCTTATCTCAGTGCTACCCTATTTCAATGGGCGGGAATCGCCTTTTTGGTCTTTGGGATGATATTGGTACGCAATGGCTAAACAGGAGCTCAGGATAGAAAGAACGAATTCCAAGAATCCGGATTTTATAAGCCTGGTCCAATTGCTGGATGCTGAGCTGGTTCATCGCGATGGACCCATGAATAGCTTTTACCATCAGTTTAATGGCATTGAAGATTTAAAGCAGGCTTTGCTTTTATACCAGGGAGATCAAGCCCTAGCCTGTGGTGCATTTAAAAACAAGTCTGCGGATACGGCGGAGGTCAAGCGTATGTATGTAGTCGAAAGCCAGCGCTCCCAAGGATTGGCCAGTCAATTATTAGGGGCCTTGGAAGACTGGGCCCGCGAATTAGCTTTAAAGCGATTGGTTTTGGAAACCGGAATCAATCAACCGGAAGCCATTCGCTTGTATGAGAAGAACGGCTATCAGCGGATTCCCAATTATCCGCCTTATGAAGGTGTGGAAACTAGTTATTGTTTTGAGAAAATATTGAATTAGGAAGCTGTCTCATTTCTGAGGCAGCTCTTATTTTTACGCTGTTTATTGCAAATCGGCCCCCATAGACATTGTAACCGTCATGGTTTTAAGTATCTCCTGCCAGCATTGACAGTGCTTTTTCTTTTTGAAAACCTCTTATTGAAAGTTCATCTTGAGCTAAAGATCCGGTAGAAAAGAATGTTACCGTTACGTAAATAAAATTTTTAAAACGCATAGTATATACCTTGCTTAGGAGACTTTATTGTAGGATGTCATAAGATATATTGAAATTTAAACTTCAATATTATTTTTCTTGATGTAGCCTGACCAAATGTTGGAAACCACTTCGCGTTTGATTGACTTTCAAAATGTGGTGAAATAAAGAAAACTAGGTTTTTATACTTAAACCCCATATCAATATCTGGCTCTAATCCTTGCATTGTAAGAAAGTACAAGCCTACAATGGGCTTAAAATTTGATTCTTCTTTTCTTCCAAACATAAAGCTGTACCCGAAAGACATTCGTGAGGTATAGACCCATGGTTGGGATACTAGTCTCCGAAATTCCCCGCGTCCTTCAGCAATAAATTCACTTG
The Croceimicrobium hydrocarbonivorans genome window above contains:
- a CDS encoding GNAT family N-acetyltransferase, whose protein sequence is MAKQELRIERTNSKNPDFISLVQLLDAELVHRDGPMNSFYHQFNGIEDLKQALLLYQGDQALACGAFKNKSADTAEVKRMYVVESQRSQGLASQLLGALEDWARELALKRLVLETGINQPEAIRLYEKNGYQRIPNYPPYEGVETSYCFEKILN